One Oryza glaberrima chromosome 11, OglaRS2, whole genome shotgun sequence genomic region harbors:
- the LOC127754581 gene encoding zinc finger CCCH domain-containing protein 63 isoform X2, which yields MAAAPSAGGVGEGSSSSAAAAAAAAAATIGPHVVDEEAMWQMNLGEAMEAGPYPERIGEPDCSYYMRTGLCRFGMTCKFNHPADRKMAVAAARMKGEYPQRIGQPECQYYLKTGTCKFGATCKFHHPREKAAMATRVQLNALGYPLRPNEKECAYYLRTGQCKFGSTCKFHHPQPSNTMVAVRGSVYSPGQSVTSPSQHTYPGAVTNWPLSRSASFIASPRWPGHSSYAQVIVPPGLVQVPGWNPYAAQIGSSSSDDQQRTAGGAQYYTGSRHSETPNMGDQGMFSSYQAGSVPLGLYTVQRESIFPERPDQPECQFYMKTGDCKFGAVCKFHHPKERIIPTPNCALSSLGLPLRPGEPICTFYSRYGICKFGPNCKFDHPMGTVMYGLATSPTGDVSARRMLAPVPAHSEVSPDNVSGRSRRITHSDSQQIPSGERGTEREAS from the exons AGGCAATGTGGCAGATGAATCTAGGAGAAGCTATGGAAGCTGGGCCATACCCAGAGCGTATTGGAGAACCAGATTGTAGTTATTACATGAGGACTGGCTTGTGCAGGTTTGGGATGACCTGTAAATTTAATCACCCAGCAGATCGTAAGATG gctgttgctgctgcaagGATGAAGGGGGAATATCCTCAAAGAATTGGTCAACCTGAATGTCAA TATTATTTGAAGACTGGAACATGCAAATTTGGAGCAACATGCAAGTTTCACCACCCCCGAGAAAAAGCTGCAATGGCAACCCGAGTACAGCTGAATGCTTTAGGCTACCCATTGCGGCCG AATGAGAAGGAATGCGCTTATTATTTAAGAACCGGACAGTGCAAATTTGGGAGCACATGTAAGTTTCATCATCCACAGCCATCTAATACGATGGTTGCTGTACGTGGCTCTGTTTATTCACCTGGACAGTCAGTTACTTCTCCTAGTCAGCATACTTACCCAGGGGCTGTAACAAACTGGCCCTTGTCAAGATCTGCTTCGTTTATTGCAAGTCCAAGGTGGCCAGGCCATTCAAGCTATGCACAAGTGATTGTTCCTCCAGGGCTCGTTCAAGTTCCAGGGTGGAATCCTTATGCA GCACAAATTGGTTCTTCATCCTCAGACGATCAACAGAGGACAGCTGGAGGTGCACAATACTATACTGGCTCACGTCACAGTGAAACACCTAACATGGGTGACCAGGGAATGTTTTCATCATACCAAGCTGGTTCTGTTCCTCTTGGGCTATATACAGTACAGAGGGAGAGCATATTTCCAGAGCGACCTGACCAACCAGAATGCCAGTTCTATATGAAGACTGGGGACTGTAAGTTTGGTGCTGTATGCAAGTTCCATCATCCCAAGGAGAGAATTATCCCTACTCCAAACTGTGCGTTGAGCTCATTAGGTCTTCCACTGCGTCCG GGAGAGCCCATATGCACATTCTATTCTCGCTATGGCATCTGCAAGTTTGGTCCGAATTGCAAATTTGATCATCCAATGGGAACTGTGATGTACGGTCTCGCGACATCACCAACTGGTGATGTGTCTGCCCGACGTATGCTGGCACCTGTACCAGCACATTCAGAAGTATCGCCTGACAATGTCTCAGGGAGGTCTCGGAGGATCACCCATTCAGATTCCCAGCAAATACCCTCTGGTGAAAGAGGCACCGAGAGAGAGGCGTCCTAA
- the LOC127754581 gene encoding zinc finger CCCH domain-containing protein 63 isoform X1 has translation MPRVAVKATPLMGRISFGAAREGLSAAATAVAVAASVIGPHSSDEEAMWQMNLGEAMEAGPYPERIGEPDCSYYMRTGLCRFGMTCKFNHPADRKMAVAAARMKGEYPQRIGQPECQYYLKTGTCKFGATCKFHHPREKAAMATRVQLNALGYPLRPNEKECAYYLRTGQCKFGSTCKFHHPQPSNTMVAVRGSVYSPGQSVTSPSQHTYPGAVTNWPLSRSASFIASPRWPGHSSYAQVIVPPGLVQVPGWNPYAAQIGSSSSDDQQRTAGGAQYYTGSRHSETPNMGDQGMFSSYQAGSVPLGLYTVQRESIFPERPDQPECQFYMKTGDCKFGAVCKFHHPKERIIPTPNCALSSLGLPLRPGEPICTFYSRYGICKFGPNCKFDHPMGTVMYGLATSPTGDVSARRMLAPVPAHSEVSPDNVSGRSRRITHSDSQQIPSGERGTEREAS, from the exons AGGCAATGTGGCAGATGAATCTAGGAGAAGCTATGGAAGCTGGGCCATACCCAGAGCGTATTGGAGAACCAGATTGTAGTTATTACATGAGGACTGGCTTGTGCAGGTTTGGGATGACCTGTAAATTTAATCACCCAGCAGATCGTAAGATG gctgttgctgctgcaagGATGAAGGGGGAATATCCTCAAAGAATTGGTCAACCTGAATGTCAA TATTATTTGAAGACTGGAACATGCAAATTTGGAGCAACATGCAAGTTTCACCACCCCCGAGAAAAAGCTGCAATGGCAACCCGAGTACAGCTGAATGCTTTAGGCTACCCATTGCGGCCG AATGAGAAGGAATGCGCTTATTATTTAAGAACCGGACAGTGCAAATTTGGGAGCACATGTAAGTTTCATCATCCACAGCCATCTAATACGATGGTTGCTGTACGTGGCTCTGTTTATTCACCTGGACAGTCAGTTACTTCTCCTAGTCAGCATACTTACCCAGGGGCTGTAACAAACTGGCCCTTGTCAAGATCTGCTTCGTTTATTGCAAGTCCAAGGTGGCCAGGCCATTCAAGCTATGCACAAGTGATTGTTCCTCCAGGGCTCGTTCAAGTTCCAGGGTGGAATCCTTATGCA GCACAAATTGGTTCTTCATCCTCAGACGATCAACAGAGGACAGCTGGAGGTGCACAATACTATACTGGCTCACGTCACAGTGAAACACCTAACATGGGTGACCAGGGAATGTTTTCATCATACCAAGCTGGTTCTGTTCCTCTTGGGCTATATACAGTACAGAGGGAGAGCATATTTCCAGAGCGACCTGACCAACCAGAATGCCAGTTCTATATGAAGACTGGGGACTGTAAGTTTGGTGCTGTATGCAAGTTCCATCATCCCAAGGAGAGAATTATCCCTACTCCAAACTGTGCGTTGAGCTCATTAGGTCTTCCACTGCGTCCG GGAGAGCCCATATGCACATTCTATTCTCGCTATGGCATCTGCAAGTTTGGTCCGAATTGCAAATTTGATCATCCAATGGGAACTGTGATGTACGGTCTCGCGACATCACCAACTGGTGATGTGTCTGCCCGACGTATGCTGGCACCTGTACCAGCACATTCAGAAGTATCGCCTGACAATGTCTCAGGGAGGTCTCGGAGGATCACCCATTCAGATTCCCAGCAAATACCCTCTGGTGAAAGAGGCACCGAGAGAGAGGCGTCCTAA